The sequence below is a genomic window from Bombus pyrosoma isolate SC7728 linkage group LG9, ASM1482585v1, whole genome shotgun sequence.
caatatatcaaatacttttaatCTTTGTCTTGCATTTTTTGAGAAACagaattccattttaatttagacaaaaatgtacaagtagaaaattgaattgGATATACATCTTGGCGATTGTTCCGTAGTATCCTTTCATTAATATCAGCAAATAATGcagcaaattttaaattattgtgaTTTTGAACAATGTAATTTACACTATTCTCATCCAGATAAAGATCTTTGCTCAatgcaagaaaattattacgatagaacaatagtttcttaaatattaaaaattttccctTATTTTACGATCTCTGAATAGTAGTTTACAACTGCTTGGTCAGATTCATTAGTTTTACGGTAATAAATTTACACAGCGGTAATCATCAAAGGAATCCATTTTCGCCGTTTTAATGCAGATAAATACTCGAATGTCGCAAAAGGGAGTAAGTGTGGTTTTGTAAATTAACAGTTACTTAAGGATCTTAATACAAACTATGAGTTTGAAATAGAGATACATGAAATACATAAGAGGGGAATGGTGGtatgatttataaaaacaaacaaataacaatgccaataaaaacaaatactATCTTgcatttctattatttattaaggaAAAGTAAATGTACTTGATAAGGTAGTTAGACCGTTTAACCCTTTTTGCCCCTTCCTTTATTTTTGccttttatcctttttctgACTCCCATAGATTGTTCTGTATCATCATCCTCATTGTCATCTTGACGCTTCTTTCGTTTACCTAATTTTTTACTGTCCTCGATATCTTTCATTTCCTAAAATACGATAGTATTTGTAATCATTACTATCATTAtcgttgttgttattattaatattgttgcAATAATCAAATAGTAAATAACTGATTGTACCATTTTTACAATACGTTGTGCTTCAGCTACTCTTTCTTGAAGCACcattacttcttcttcttcagtcgGATATAATGGTAATTGTTTTGATATCAATTGCTCTATTCTTTGATACAATTCTACGTCATACTGTGTTACAAATGTAATGGAACGACCAGAACGACCAGCACGTGCAGTACGTCCAACTCTATGTATATAATCTTTACTATGTGTAGGTAtgtcgaaatttattacaatatctaCATGAGGAATATCGAGACCCCTATAAGAAGAAACATAtatcacgaagaaaataaattaaataagcTGAATATCATATATCTACCTGCTAGCAACATCTGTGGAAATAAGTATAGATCGATTTTTCGCCTTGAATTTAGTAAGAGCGGCTATTCTCTTATTCTGTGACATTTGTCCATGTAAAGGAACAGCAGTAAAGCCCAAATTTCGTAAAAGAAGAGCAGTTCTAACTGTATTGTTGCAAGTCGcacaaaatatcataaaactgTTACCTGCTAATTCATTTAAGATATGTACAAGATACACATCCTGcaacatgaaattttattgtaaaaaggaaatttctacaaaaatgaaaaaattattttttcttgtacCTTGAATTTAACTGGgataaaaacataatattgttgtaatttttcaacagtttGGTACTTTGTTGAAACTTCCACTTTAACAGGGTTTCGCAAAGATGCTCTCTGTAATTTCTGAACCTTTTTAGTCATTGTTGCAGAAAACAACaatgttcttctttctcgaGGAATTAcccttaaaattttatctactTCAACTTCAAAATCCATATTCAAAATTCGATCTGCCTCATCCATAACCTTTTAAAAGATTGGAACAATAGgtgcattaattttttatcacgtgtatataataaaactattacTGTTACTTACCAAGAATTTTAAAGAACGTAGATTAAAACCTTTTGTGTTTTCCAAGTGATCAACTAATCTACCTGGAGTggcaattaaaatatgtgGCTTTTTTGCCAATAACAATGCCTGAGACATCATGTCCATTCCACCTACTATTACTGCACATTTTACTCCAATACTTGACCctagaataaaataacattatatataacaatcaTGAGTACATTATTCTAAATTactacaaaatgaaatatttgcattaCCTAAAGCTTCAAATTGTTCTGATATTTGGAAGGCTAGTTCTCTGGTAggtgttaaaattaaagcaAAATATCTTTGTGGATTTTCCAACAATGCCTGTAATATAGGAATAGCAAAGGCTGCAGTTTTACCAGAACCAGTTTCTGCTAATCCTATTACATCTTTacctaataaattttaaattcaatttgacAAAAAGTGCTTCAATTTAATTCtagttcttttatttttcatatatatatatatatatatatatatatatatatatatatatatgaaataatatatataattatatatgtctatttctcttttcattttaccTTCAAGGGTTAACGGAATAGCTTCACATTGAATTTTTGTAGGtgatttccattttaaatcTTCACATGTTTTACACAATGTGTCTACGATCCCCtagaaatattaacaattaacataatatttatattttattcatattctttctaaaagaataaaatatttaagatatatgttaatgaatattaaatactgaaaaattattaaccatgtatttcaaataccgcaagaatataataatatgaaatgacgataaagatcaattttatatatattttcaaatatatttattttaattacatagaGGGCGCAATTCaagtatatttcaaatataatattaatttttaaatgttatattcttataattacgaatatatttttgtattattacgttaaataatttattcaatttttacattaagtTTAAAGTATATGTGACTATAAAAAGACATATGGAGtactttttttgttttgattAGGTTAGATGTGTATTACAGACATTTTTGGACTTACCAAATCTTTCCATGTCAGTTCctttacattttcttcatCCTGTTGTTTTGTTGGATTACTTTCTtccattttgtaattattaatatgctatattaatagtaataacaataaatttttaattttacacaCACACTGTAACTTGTTCCTCACAAGTTTGAAAACATTTATGCTAGAAATTAGGAGAGAAGAAATGAGAGTGCTCACACCCGTAGTTTTAGTTGTTTCATACTACAGGTACTGCACCATGCGGCCAAGTGCTGAGTTTAATTGACATTAGGATATACAAGAACCTATGAAATTAGAGATCTGCCCTGTTTGGTTCCACTCTAGTATAGACAAGAACGTATTGAGTAACaggaattgaaatatatttactaatagtagtatgaataattaaataatatatcataacggtatttttattaatacgtacgatattttatgtaataatagcAACCTTACACGTGTAACACATAAAAGCACCTGTGGAGAGAGATACAAGGCATCTCAAGGTACACAGAAGGTATTGAAAgttttgaaatgtaaatttatttcataagaTGTCCCTCTCTCCcgtttattttagatttattgtaggtttttatataaataaaaataccagAACCTTTATATCTCCGAttatatagtttaaatgtGATTTACAATTAGATAGAACAGTAGAGTggttttaaatgaaattaaatttttgaatagGTAGggtatttttgaattattatgtaGTAATAGTTAATGCatatgtaataatgtaatagtaaTAACGTAGAATAGAtgattttttgtttgtttttgaCTCTCAGTTATTCTACATTGTCATGACaataaatgttgtaaaatattgttgcAAATTCAAAATAGTATctcatgtaacgttatacgattaatttgagattttattgaaattttgttttcaggGAGGGTCTCCATGTACAGCCAACCTCCACGTGGTGAGACCCGGgctatcatttttattcgacatataattactaattgtattatattatatgatataatatatatttatatgatataattatgaattatatagcAAGTAATATGAGCTAATTGACTGCTATTGCGATTATGTTTTTATAGGTCCTATCAATTCCTTCAATGAATCTAGGAGCATCCGAAGGAGAGCTTTCCGTTAAAGTTGAGGAGGATTCGCGCCCGAGAAGACATCAAAAAAGAAGGACGTAAGTCTCAAAAATCAAGAGGGAGGGGGAAGAGCAGTTGGGATTTCCTCAACggcagaaatttatttattttttgttttttgttaataaattattatattctgacattttgtactatttttaatagtgttttatattatcgttGTCGTCGTGCAGAAATATAGTaagcaattaatttctctttcttacaattagtttcATTATTGCACGATTTTGTCATTCTTATATTTGTCTATCTCGGATTGTAGGACCGTACAATTAAATAGGTTCTTCTTGTAGCGTGGAAATCAATACCTTCTTGTTTATACTAGTGTGCAACCAAACAGGGCAGATTCCTAATTTCTTGTATAAActaatatcaattaaattcaGCAGTTGGCCGCATGGTGCAGCACTAGTCCGGGAATAACCAGGTCCATAAGCGTGAGTACTCCATTTCCTCTCTGTAATTAGTATACCTAGAACTTGCTACAATTTATGCTTAttggttaaatattttaatgtaaagtatttaagtattttctAAGCGCCTGTATATTAATGGggtaattttacatatttttgtcttgtaagcattgaaaaatttgtatattttatttctgtaatgGTTCTATATAGATAGTATATAGAAAAGCGAAAGAGATAGGGGGAAATGAAATgtgagaaaagagaaaaaggaaggaacatACACGATTGGTTCGAAGTCTAGTAACTTATTGCGTATCTGCCTTGATACGCAAAACATATTGTTATGAATCGGTGATATTATCTTTTAAcgacaattttaaatattgtggaatttcaatattttaacttatatgtgaatttatgcaaatttatgtttaataccatacattatatgttatgCTTCTTGCCGCGTAAATGCGTTTATGTTGTATTATTGGGGTGAGTAAGGAGATCGCCGGTGTTTATCGTTGGTAATTCGCTTACTTTTGACTGAATTTCTCCCATAAGCATCGGCGATCACCATATTCTTCTGTGGTTACGTAATATAGAGTGCATAAAACGAAGTTAAAGATACGATCACAAGTGGCGCTGTTGCATTGAATGTTCTACAATGGTGGCTTTGGTCTAtcgtttatttcgtaataagtTTGTTTAAAAGAGGTTTTCGAAAATTCTGTCTGTATTCATTGATCCACCGATTTTTTTTGTATGAACGTGAACCGGCGGTAGTGATGTCCACGTACACATTCTCACAGAAGATACTTACACCCATACCTCCGGAGAAAGGTAGTTTTCCACTCGATCATGAGGGTGTCTGCAGAAAGCTTATGATCAAATATATGCGTTGTTTGATCGACAATAAGAACGAAAACACAATGTGTCGAAATGTCATAAAGGATTACCTTGGTTGTCGGATGGATAATGAGCTTATGGCGCGAGAGGATTGGTCTAATCTCGGTTTTTCTGATGAGGTCAAGGAGACATAACAGCAGCGATTTATTACCAATCGATTGTCGCGACGTTGTAGATCACCGCTCTTATCACTTGACTGGTATTTGTGAACTTTCTCGCTGGTCATTCTTGTTTCACTttagaaaatacgataaatcgACATTATCAATAGAGAATTTTTTCTGATATGCAGCCAAATTAAAGTGATTGCAGTGCAGTGAAGAGACTTGTaagcaaattattaaatattcaaaataaactgttagaaataataatacatttaatttagagaataatacatttaagaggaagagaaattaTTGTCGATCTCATACAATAGTGATCTCTTTTAATTATAGTTTTCAGTTAATCAATGTAATTTAGACATTTTGCATCAGAAGGCCTAATATATAGGGATATATCTTTCAATATTGTTGTAATTTCACATTGTTTGTTGATATAACCGATAGAACAGAACTAAATAGAACATTAGACAAAGAAGCAAACGTAAATCTGTGAAAATGTCAAGCACCTCTAGAAAAAAGATACTAATTGGTTGTACTGGTAGCGTTGCAACGATTAAATTGCCACAATTAGTAGAGAAGTTATGGCAGAATAATTTGGATGTAAGGATAGTAGTCACTGAAAAGGCCAAACATTTCTTGAAAGAAGCAGAACTGCCTCCAGGAATTCAAGTATTATCTGACACTGTAGAATGGGCAGCTTGGCAAGATAGAGGCGATCCTGTATTACATATTGATCTGGTAAAGTGGGCTGATTTATTTCTAATCGCTCCACTAGATGCCAATACCCTTGGTAAAATAGCCAGTGGCATATGCGATAATATCTTAACTTGTGTCGCACGTGCATGGGATCCACTGAAGCCTTTGGTTTTTTGTCCTGCCATGAATACAAAAATGTGGGAACATCCTGTTACTGCACCACAGGTATGTAGTATGgtacttaaatatataatattctgtatatatattatacataaatatctttttttaatcatatttatGGTTTAAGTTAATTGGATTTAAGATCGGGCAATTCTTTATCATAGAATTAATCTTCAAACTAATGGTTATGGGAAAAGTTTCGTagtgttttaattaaattagacAAGATAAGCAACGAAAATCTGTTTTGGTGAAATTActtgaatttaatttgttgtCTTTATGGTTTACTAACATAGaatagtaaaaatttgaaaaaaaaaagaacctGGGAAACTTGAAAAGAACTTTGTTAGGAAAGAAACactttaatagaatttattaaacataaatctaCGGTATTGTGTGATTAAACTTGAttattcttatcttttctTAGATAGCTCTGTTAAAGTCTTGGGGATATAAGGAGATTACATGCATTTCTAAAACTCTTATGTGTGGCGATGTAGGAATAGGTGGAATGGCAGAAGTAGACAGTATCGTTCAAACTACATTGAGGTTGCTTAATCCTTGGGACCCATATTCGCCGCCGGATTTGCGCCTTTAGCATCAGGAAGTTAAAGTGAAACATTCAACGAAGCTTTATCGTCATACGTATAACATGTGAAAAATCTTgcgaagaaaagatatttataagatataatttaaaagatataaaagcgaaagaacaaCGCGTATTATggtggaatttaaataatttatgctCATAGTGAAATTCGAGTTCAGTCGCAAGTATTGACTTGTAAGATTACGCTTTCCCGAGGACACTGTCGCGATATTTTGCTGCTCAAACGAAACGTCTAAAACAATTGCTTTAAGAAGATTAAATGAAACAGCGTCCGTTTGTTCACTCgccaaaataaaatgtaaaaaattgtaaaaaagttCTGTTAACATATCGTTCAACACAGTAAATAAACATGTACatgtttttgttaaatatatgaGTTAAACGAGATAACATAATTTAAGGTTCCCTtggtctttctttctttttaaaaacaaCTTCTCgcttcgtatattttataattcacaaTTAAGCTGTTCATGCAGTGAAAAGAGTCTTttggaaagataaaaaattcacaaattAGGATAAGTCatcgtttattattaaaattttcgttaaaattatttaaaaattactttattaaaattattttatatatactcgGTATAAGGAAAACGgtgtgcgtgtgtgcgtgcgtgcgcgcgcgcgcacgcgcgcgtttgtgtatttgtttgtttgtgtGTTAAAATTTGGGGCGCATATCCATATACgcacaaatatttatacacgaCCTCACATAAATATCACagtttacaaatatttattaaaatacgctataaaaaatatcccGAGGAAGAAAGTCGATCGTGACGATGCGTTGCTCGAGGCCATGATTTTTGATTTTCTTGGATAACTTTCCACATCGTTCGTTTCCAATTCCGGAGGGCAGTCCATCCAAAACGGGGCTGATAATTTTTGCTTTTCGTGTGCAACCTTCATTCTTTGATCGTCGAATTCCCAAAAGCCTTTCCCCTTAAAAAAGTATGTTTTGCCTAAAAGATATAcacgttttatcatttttattatatagcgattacatatatttgatgTTGCTATTATCACAATCGATTGCACGAATACAAACCATCTTTCCATTGGAAAACAGCGTCGATGTCGGTTCCAACACCAGCGAACATGCTTATATTTCTTGGATAGTCGAGTTCTATGTGGTTTACTGATTCATCAAACCTGTACGAATATCACaatcgttaaatttaattttcataatcattaaattaaatccgATTTATATCATTCATGTCCgcaacaattatatttatattatttatattatttatttcaaagttatgTGTTGATGTTATATATGTcctaatttcatttaaacttTGACATCAACCGtagataaaacatttttgttcgATACCTCCAATACTCAGATCCACTGAAGAAGTAAGTTCTTCCATTGTGTCCCCAAATCATCGCACCGTCGATTTTTTCCAATGATTCTGGCAATCCCAGTTTAGTTAATGGTTTTGGATAACCCGGTTCGAGATTGTTGGCGTTGAAAACATAGTACCTTTTGCCAATAAAGAATACGATTTTCTTGTCTGGCCTCTCGTACACCGCATCCACGTGATCGATGTTCTCAGGTAGATTAAACAAACGTGTGATTTCCGCTGGATATCCCTCGTATAATCCTTGGTCACCGATTCTCCATAAATACTACAAAAGACAcgcattacaatatattagtattacatttctttatttctattcgaTCGCTGTACATCTCTTCTATTCTATATCGTCGagaaatttctcaataaaacatttatcgaTACATCAAACGtccaaaaatgaaatttccatgcGTTCATTGGGGATGTTGAAAATTTGCCAATTTCATTCGACAACTTACTCGTCctttgaaaacaaaaatttcccTGCGAATAATGCTGATGGCATCGTAGCTGGTATCACATTTATCCGGTTTATCGTTTTTGGGTGTCGGCGTTGTCCATCGGTGCCTTGGCCTTTGCGTGTACGGTGTCCTGACGGTGGTGGTAGTGGTGGTGGTAGTGGTAGTGGTAGTGCTGGTGCTAGTGGTAGTAGTGGTACTAGTGGAGGTGGTGTGATGTTTGTGAGGTTTGTGAGGCCTCTGAGGTCTGTCCTCCGGCCTCTCTGGTCTCTCTGTTCTGTAATCCGGCTTTTGAGGGTAGCGATCAGGGCGGCGAGGCCTGTCGTCGTTTGGATAGTGATTTGGCCTGGTTGGTCGTGTTCTCCATGGTCTGTACGTCGTCCCAACGCTTGTCGTAGTTGTCCGGGCCGTTGTAGGTCGTTCCGGAGGTGGCGGACCACCTGGTATCTTGGCCCAGAGTTTCTCTTCGGGTGCACCTGTAACACGATAACGAGGTACTCGTTAAACAACTATCGTGCAGATAATAAATTGATCGTTGGctttaactattttaatatctattaaaattgGAAGTAATGTATAGGTTAAAAAATCCAGGgcttgtaatatttcttttttcgcttcTTATTCGATATGGTGtcaaacgatcgataaaataagACAAAAGTAAAAATCGATAATTCGGTGTATTCAGTagcaaaatattcgataagtAGCTGTAggtacaatttaattaatatacgcTAATAATTCGAATCGTTTCGCACAGATCGATAAAAGTGGAATGAAAGGCACGATAAGCCATAAGTCGTTATCTTCATAGAAACATATGCAGAGACCGTAAAGATTTACTATCCCGTGAAGATGGTTCAGCCTtgaattcattttcaataCGAAATagacgaaaggaaaagagaaaagcgtATTCTatgtttcaaaattgaattaatttaacgcATCTTTCACGGCATTACTTTTTAATGCCGAAACAAACAACTATCTCCGTATCTTGATATCAAACACAGCGTCAGCTTTCCAGACTCTACACGTTCGCCAACCAGATTACATTATCTGATTACATTAAAATCGGATTACATTATCTGCACagaactatttttaattataattcacaATAAGAAAACAAAGGCGAACCTCAAGCTATCTGTATGTTCCAATCGCGTACATGatgtaatttcgttttttcattgtttcaaaCATATGTAaaaatcgttattaatttatcatttctatGTCAAATGATAAATGACGTCGTAGAACTTTTAGAGTGAAAGTTTTTAGATATTCTGCGAGTTGTATCACTGCAGATGTTCCAAGCTGTAACTACAAACTTTCCATTTAAACCAAAAGTATAGTGTGCACGTACTTTTATGGAGATATTACTGTTTAccaaattaccatataaaattgaaaaaaaaaaaaatagaatctttCCTATTTAGAATAggattaattagaattaattaacttgAGAAATGTCTTTGACTTGAGGTTGAAGACGAAAAGAGTCTCTGAGAATTTCCGTAAGATGTTAATTCATCAATGTTGTTATCAAAAACATTGtaattggaattttgaaaGTATCGTCACTGTAATTAAATCGATAGTTAAAGAGATGATGTTAGACGGGTaagttttttcattttcattctctgtctgtttattcgtttctctaatctccctctctctctttctctctttctctttctatcttcaCCACAGCAGCCGCGTGCAGATTCCGTTCGCTAATTGGTAGCTCCCtcacgaatattaattatcattcgaTTCTGGGACACACGCCGTTCCTGAATAATGCAATAATGCAGATAGTACGGGGTTGCGcatgatatatacatactttgcATGCCGCGATGTATTATGCATAACGTTTATTGCCATTGACTTCTCGTTCGTATACCTGATTCGAGCTATTTATAATGGAGTTTTCAAGAAACCTCGCTGGTTTGActattaattttagtttgcTTTGCTTTTGTTCGACTGTTCATTTTGCTGAGGTTGACCGATAGAAGaaaacgagtggatgaattggtaatagaaaaatatattgaagtaaataaagctgaataaataaataataaatatattattgagatatatacaattttgtgtgctagaccAAATCGGCCGCatagtagtgacacacgtatgttttttctttattatttatttaaattttacaatttgtccagtaggacatttggtaaagatggggtaccatcttcgtgtttgttaggttatatcctttgtgagacacacgtatgtgaatacgagtgtgtggaagtatgtgtgtacGCGGCGTCCCGAAAAACAAACGTAACTGTTCCGTTGACTGTGTGGTATGGAAGATGGTGGGACAAAGAGAgtgccaaataaatctaaaactattttaatatgaattctaagtgtaacctcagtgttcctttacttttatttaattaacatctaCAATTCTCAACATATATAACGTATGCTGATCTAGATCCTCATTcttatagtgttacgatacaatagAAGAAGCGATAGGGAGAGCATTCATATGTTAGGttatccgaaaagtttcttttacagacacgtttcttacaacgatgcatctttacacaaacatgaaacctaacctgtcgaacgttgtgatctttatttcggtaggacaaaatggatcgtacgtaattcgataaaataatataaaacggaaaatgtgcattcgttatttccttataaaacggaagaaactttttggacgacctaatatttatagaaaaggacattaccaaaaagttaACTATGTAACTCTAACTAAAGACTACAAaaaacagcaatagaaatctatttatagctgttttgtttctagaccttgtaatccaaaacaaaatttatatttaagagCACAATAATATCTCTCCTTATTTCGAATTGTTTTCTTTCACTAAATTCTgttctcttcgtaacagcggtcTCCAGGTCACGGGTATACAAGAGAAAAGGCGTAggagtttttcttttttccttgaAGTAATTGCTTCAACAAATTTCATGCAAGCTTTAACAATCGTGtcaaattatattgtatatgggtattctttttctctgttttcgtCGAATATTTATCCAATTTTTGCTCCTTCGATCgcaggaaagaagagaaaatcacgataaaaaaaaagaaagaacattcCTTTCTATAACGAATAACTTGAAAgacacaattttttattttattttatttatttattagtaatttactATCAATTCtagcattgagaattttcagtaattttctctggcgtggcgcagtgacatggctaaatatttataataagctaatacttattataaatataagtataattataaataacttatatataagtataattataaataagtattataaataagtaaaaaaagacACAATGACGATTGATTTTCACACGGGTAGcagaaatttatgtttatgacaaaaataaattattcaaattcatcGATCTTATTGTTAAATAGATGGGGTACATTTATACTGTACGTACTGAGAGGTTATGTGGGCGTTGAAGGACGTCCAAGTGTTAGTTGAGACAAAAGCGATTGAAAGCGGTTAGAGATTATTAGAAACCGTTAGAAGCGATTAGAAGGAACCAGAAGAAAACGAACAACCGAGCGAGTAAGTTATCGAGTCCTTTAGAGAGTGACGTACACGCAGTgttgaataatttgtaaataagtttcaaactatttctttttccatatcCTCTCTATGCCTTAAcacttattttattcgaagcgttaaaaatgattttacgaaataacgcTATGAGTTAGGATGCTACTACCTTCCTGCTTTTTGTTTTCCAGTCCACCGGATTACGTCGCTAATTCAAGAACCAGTAACAAAGTGATTCGCAATTAAGCGACACGCTTCTTCGTGCTAATGagtttttatcgtttctgcTACATCGGCAGATCGGAGGCTAAAAGCTGGCGTAAAAGCTTCATTATTCCTATCTCTGTGACGGAGAATATGCACGTACATAAACAACTCTATCAGAACCTAGTGCACGATTTCGTAGGGAAAAAATCGTATTTGAAGATCATACCTTAACCGAGTTTTCCTGCAGTTTATAAACGGCACATCTATGTTATTACGTTGTTTAATGCGAGTAGTTTTTACGTCGGTATTCTCAAGTACGTGTAACAGCAAAATTTgaaggaaaaaagggaatTCACgtgggaaaagaagaaaacacgaaacgataaaaataatatcagcATCGCAGTGGTAGACTCGAATGAAACTCTCGATTATATAGAGCACGGTGTGTTCGGAGAAGTAATGTTTCAACAggaaaaaaataggaaagaaaggagaaggtCGGATCGTTCGGGAAAGAAAGAGTTACCGGAAAATCGGGGTAATTAAGACAAGAAGCAAATTGTTCTTGAAGGAACGTTTATGAAACATCGCGTTACGATGCAACGAAAAGAGAGGAGATATCCTCCTCGTCGAActgaaagaaacagagaaaagagaagtCTCGAGATTTGCATTCGAGAAGTCTCGTAATTTCTCGTAGCAGTTACGTTGGAAGATtttagatgaaatatttacaagagTATCTTACGTATTTCGATTTTACATACAAGCCGCGATTATTCATCTAATCGCGCTAATCTGTACCGGCGGTTAAAGTTGCGCGATTCTACTCTGCACGGAATTCGAACAGAGACAAAAACGCTAACGTCCTGCAGTTCGTTTTCATTTAAGTTGGGATTTTTGGATGTTCTCGTGACACATAGCTCAATCGATAAATAGCCGGAGCTGTGAAAAGCCGCCGTATCGCGATGTGTTTTTATGGCG
It includes:
- the LOC122570961 gene encoding probable ATP-dependent RNA helicase DDX47; the protein is MEESNPTKQQDEENVKELTWKDLGIVDTLCKTCEDLKWKSPTKIQCEAIPLTLEGKDVIGLAETGSGKTAAFAIPILQALLENPQRYFALILTPTRELAFQISEQFEALGSSIGVKCAVIVGGMDMMSQALLLAKKPHILIATPGRLVDHLENTKGFNLRSLKFLVMDEADRILNMDFEVEVDKILRVIPRERRTLLFSATMTKKVQKLQRASLRNPVKVEVSTKYQTVEKLQQYYVFIPVKFKDVYLVHILNELAGNSFMIFCATCNNTVRTALLLRNLGFTAVPLHGQMSQNKRIAALTKFKAKNRSILISTDVASRGLDIPHVDIVINFDIPTHSKDYIHRVGRTARAGRSGRSITFVTQYDVELYQRIEQLISKQLPLYPTEEEEVMVLQERVAEAQRIVKMEMKDIEDSKKLGKRKKRQDDNEDDDTEQSMGVRKRIKGKNKGRGKKG
- the LOC122570965 gene encoding cytochrome c oxidase assembly protein COX19, coding for MSTYTFSQKILTPIPPEKGSFPLDHEGVCRKLMIKYMRCLIDNKNENTMCRNVIKDYLGCRMDNELMAREDWSNLGFSDEVKET
- the LOC122570962 gene encoding phosphopantothenoylcysteine decarboxylase; its protein translation is MSSTSRKKILIGCTGSVATIKLPQLVEKLWQNNLDVRIVVTEKAKHFLKEAELPPGIQVLSDTVEWAAWQDRGDPVLHIDLVKWADLFLIAPLDANTLGKIASGICDNILTCVARAWDPLKPLVFCPAMNTKMWEHPVTAPQIALLKSWGYKEITCISKTLMCGDVGIGGMAEVDSIVQTTLRLLNPWDPYSPPDLRL